The genomic DNA CCTTGTAAGTGGGAAACTTGTATGCAAAGTAGAGCTTGCTGATAACCGCATTGGCAAGAAGACCCCTTTTTTTGCCGACTTGCTCGTCATAGATGATGTCCAGTGCCCTCAGCACCGAGGCCAAGGGTGTATCGTCGCCATCAGTTGCGCCAGTAGAGGGCTGGGCAGGAGTTGCGGCCGGCAATACCACTGGCTGTGACGCTGTCGATGCATCAGGGTCCTGGATCACGTTTGCATCGGCTCTCGAGGCCCGGATCGTAGTAGGCTGAGCGACGGTCTTGTTGACAGGGACCACGATGGAGCTGGATCTCTTGGGCAGGTTTTGCGACGGGCTGTCGGCGCTCACTTTTGGGGTGAAGGGTGTGAGACTTTGTTGCGGTATTGGGCTGAGGGCCGTGGTTGAGGGTACCGGCGACAGCTTGCGGGGGTTGTCAAGTACGTCCTTGATCGTCTTCACAAGATCCTGCGACTCGTTAGTTACGCAGAGTGCGCATAATTCCATCAAACTCACTGCATGCTCTGCTGTAAGCCAACGACAGAAGGCTGTGGCGGACCAGCCAAAGGGATCTTGCTGGAATTTGCTAATGAAGAAGCCAGCGTGCTCATGACAACGCTTCATGACCTCTTCCACGGtactgccgtcgccgacgctcAGGGCATATTTGAAGAAGACTCCCGAGAGCTCGTCCATCAAGTCGAGCGGCTTTGTCTTCTTTGCCTTCCTAGGCGGCTGCTCGCTGTATATGTCCTGGAGGGTGTAGTAGAGGGTTGTCGCCTCGCACATCTTTCGGTGTAATTCGCGATATCTGGGCGCTGGGTTGATCTCGTACCAACCGCCCTTTCCAGAAACCCATATGATGGGCTGGCCGTCGGGGGACTCGCCGATGGAGTAAGTGATACATTGGCGGATCTCGATGGGAGTTGAGCTCCGGACTCTCATGATCACTTTAACGTAAATGTCAGCAGGACGCGTGGCGATGCGTAGAGGAGTGTTTGCACGTACGGTGGCTCCTTTGCGACACAtcgtcgatgatgaggtTGCCGCGGACGAGAAAGGGCCCTCTGATGCCCACGTGCAGCGCATTCTCGAGCGACTGGCCATCCTTGTTCAGGACGACGGCATCTCTCAGCTCGAATATGGGCCAATCGTCGGGCGACTGGTCCTTGGGGACGGAGCGCACGACCGAGACCTCTTGTCGCCAACGGATCTGGCTCTCGTCGACGCTCTCTACGCTTGACGTGGAggcacgacgccgtcgtcccaCCATTGCGCCAACTTCAGACCCTAGGTAACGATGAGGGAGTCATGGATGTCGGCTATGGCGCTCTGCCGTGAAAGTGCGTGGCGGTCGAGATGGAGGTGTGCTCGCGTCGCGATGAAAGACGGTTCGGAGCAAGCCAGGCGAACAGGTTGGACTTGCGGGTGGGCGCTGACGAAGCCAGAATGTGTGTGGTGCTAGCGACGAGAGCAGGCGTTTGCGATCCAGCGGTAGAGGCAGCAATGTAAGGCGAAAAAATAGGATGGTTGCGTGAGCGCGTGAcgcggcggtgcggtgatggtgatggagGATGCAAGAGGGACGATGCGAGTTTGGCGTGGTCAAGTGGCGGGGCATCGTTCATCAACGCCTCCACTGGCGGTGGGAGTCGCGttgagctgctgggcgttgtcgcgctgcagcgcaggTCCCCGCGACACTTCCAGGTTGCccgcgcgctgggcgactACTAAAGGTAATAAACGGGACCCATTCCAGTGTCAAAAGCAGCGGGCACCTGCCCGGCACCGGGATGGAGGCTGCTCATGGTGGGGTGCACCCAGGGCCTTTGCCTCCAATGGAGGCCGCTACTAACTATTGTCCTAGATTCGGGCTCGGCTTTCATTGATTGACCAAACTCCAGGCCATTGACTGGGCGTGCCCGCTAAAAATTCAGCGCCCCGACCGACCTTGtaacttttttttttctttagGTAGTTAGCAGCACCGGCGCCCGCGTGCCTCGTGCAACTGTTCCGTGCCATCAGCGCGAATTGCATCTTTGGTCCCTTTTGCTTCGCGATCACAAGCCGACTTGAGAAGGGGCGCAAGCTGTCGTCGCCTTCTGTCTATTCTTACTGCGCTCCCCTGCCTTATCCTCCACCTGTGCGACCTCGAGGCTCGCATGCGCCGAGCCGCAAACGTGGTCAAGATGGCTTCGGACGTCGTCCGCGATGGCGTCTTCGGTATGCTCTCCCTCGCTCTCATCTTTGGGGGATGCCATTGCTGGGCGTGTTTCATGCTGACCGTGTGTCTCCAAGCCGTCAACAAGCCCTGTGGCATGAGCTCTGCACAAGTGATCCGCGAGTGCCAGCAACAGTTCAACCCCTCCGCCTTCTTCAAGCCCATGATCGAAGCCGAGATCACTAAGCGCCTTAAGGAGTCAGGTGGCCAGTTCAGGCGCCGCAAGATGGAGAAGAGGGCCTCCCAGGTCAAGattggccatggcggcaccCTGGATCCCCTCGCTACCGGTgtgctcatcctcggcgtcggcaccgcGACCAAGCTGCTCCCGCAGTTTCTCGACTGCACCAAATCGTACGAAACCATTGTCATCTTTGGTGCTACCACAGACACTTACGATCGAGTTGGGCGCATAATCACGAAACGGCCATACGACCACATAACAAGAGAAAAGGTGGAGAAGGAGCTCGAGAGCTTCCGCGGCAAGCAAATACAAATTCCTCCGTTATACTCGGCTCTTAAGATGAACGGCAAGCCCCTCTATGAGTACGCCCGCGAAGGGAAGCCCATCCCTCGTGAGATTCAAGGCAGAGAAGTGGACGctctcgaggtcgagctcgtcgagtgGTACGAGCCCGGCACCCACGAGCACCGGTGGCCCCTGGAGGAGGCAGGCGCCGCGGAGCGTaacctcgccgagcaggttTGGCGGGTCAAGAAGATGCAGGAGGAGTCGATGAAGCTCACGcccgaggagaaggaggtggACGATCAAGCCATCGCGGAGCACGAATCTTTCAAGCGAAAGTTTGAGGAGCGACAGGACGAGCTTATTCGCGACAAGCCccacaagaagaagaagcctgGCAAGGACCTGATGATGTCGggtgccctcggcgcgctgccCCAGCCTACATACTCGAGCAAGGGATCGAACctggtgccgccgtcgccggacAAGGATACGCCTCCGCCGTGGACGGACAAGGGCCCCGCGGCTTGCAAAATCCGGCTGACGGTGACGTCTGGATACTACGTCCGGAGCTTCTGCCATGACCTGGGCATGAAGCTGGGGTCCGGAGGTATCATGGCCGAGCTGTGCCGCACCCGCCAGAGCGACTTCACCGTCGGCGGAACTAACACGCTCGAGTTtgacgagctggccaagggcgaggaggtctGGGGCCCGCGGGTGGCCGACATGCTGGCGCGCTGGAACGGCGAGCCCGCGGGCCACTGGCCCGGAACGACGGTCTCACCTGACAAGTCCCCGTTCAAGAAGC from Purpureocillium takamizusanense chromosome 4, complete sequence includes the following:
- a CDS encoding uncharacterized protein (EggNog:ENOG503P2YM) gives rise to the protein MVGRRRRASTSSVESVDESQIRWRQEVSVVRSVPKDQSPDDWPIFELRDAVVLNKDGQSLENALHVGIRGPFLVRGNLIIDDVSQRSHLIMRVRSSTPIEIRQCITYSIGESPDGQPIIWVSGKGGWYEINPAPRYRELHRKMCEATTLYYTLQDIYSEQPPRKAKKTKPLDLMDELSGVFFKYALSVGDGSTVEEVMKRCHEHAGFFISKFQQDPFGWSATAFCRWLTAEHAVSLMELCALCVTNESQDLVKTIKDVLDNPRKLSPVPSTTALSPIPQQSLTPFTPKVSADSPSQNLPKRSSSIVVPVNKTVAQPTTIRASRADANVIQDPDASTASQPVVLPAATPAQPSTGATDGDDTPLASVLRALDIIYDEQVGKKRGLLANAVISKLYFAYKFPTYKDGTSGCYKVPVKEVLHYHASDLLRTLDASKWQSHEFWSFLQELSRTEFQTAAYKMSDFPVGMVPRKQMSRVVKQDHTHPQTHHASGSRADDDDASDSTPAPHGKGLKGRPKSSLRPISTKKRPRSQFETDSESEEAGAKKSHFFSDEDDAMDGVLSAGVVANGAPQTSSPEPIPLVIRAEKIPSTVPHGPEGTWLCDQDGCDYIVRGGDDCQTRIRDHFRDHEQQLERVSLAVTESRGGHMPINHLLEKIKRLGDRSQQHQADATGLAVPQPIKRKLIV
- the PUS4 gene encoding tRNA pseudouridine(55) synthase (COG:J~EggNog:ENOG503NXW0~BUSCO:EOG09264HU0), which produces MRRAANVVKMASDVVRDGVFAVNKPCGMSSAQVIRECQQQFNPSAFFKPMIEAEITKRLKESGGQFRRRKMEKRASQVKIGHGGTLDPLATGVLILGVGTATKLLPQFLDCTKSYETIVIFGATTDTYDRVGRIITKRPYDHITREKVEKELESFRGKQIQIPPLYSALKMNGKPLYEYAREGKPIPREIQGREVDALEVELVEWYEPGTHEHRWPLEEAGAAERNLAEQVWRVKKMQEESMKLTPEEKEVDDQAIAEHESFKRKFEERQDELIRDKPHKKKKPGKDLMMSGALGALPQPTYSSKGSNLVPPSPDKDTPPPWTDKGPAACKIRLTVTSGYYVRSFCHDLGMKLGSGGIMAELCRTRQSDFTVGGTNTLEFDELAKGEEVWGPRVADMLARWNGEPAGHWPGTTVSPDKSPFKKHSQKHDFSTKAEAPMTNGTSDKRKRSSPSDDEAPSSPRKVTALPAAHDDAKPDLQASNSQTRSDDEKSWSGIED